A genome region from Rhizobium sp. NXC14 includes the following:
- a CDS encoding nucleoside-diphosphate sugar epimerase/dehydratase, with protein MPENTPTETPRSRWFLVPMQALVAPLLAMPRAAKRALALLVDSGLCVLTIWLAYCFRLNEWTVLTGVQWLPVFVSLCMALPIFIVMGMYRAIFRYANMAAFIAVLKAIAIYGVAFMTMFTALSVPGVPRTVGILQPFLLLIAIGLSRLGIRYWLGDTYQRILHQNTLDKVLIYGAGNAGRQLAGALTNSAELNVVGYLDDDPRLKGGIMGGLPIYDPSDLPVLAEALGVHNVLLALPSASRQRRNEILEHIRKARVNVRTLPDLTALAQGRVAVSDIRELEIEDLLGREAVAPRQELLDKAMRNKVVMVTGAGGSIGGELCRQILRNAPSSLILIDQNEFALYNIHAELLKLAEVYEHESLQIVPILCSVRDQDRMEHIMQSWRPQTLYHAAAYKHVPLVEHNAVEGIKNNVMGTLITARAANRCGVSNFVLISTDKAVRPTNVMGASKRLAEMVLQALAAELTADRLRTNFSMVRFGNVLGSSGSVVPLFRQQIKEGGPVTLTHPKITRYFMTISEASQLVIQAGAMAEGGDVFLLDMGEPVRIADLARKMVELSGLTVRDVDNPEGDIELSVTGLRPGEKLYEELLIGDNPETTEHPRIMKAREDFLLWPELSKKLNSLNAALDRNDMIAARATLAELVSGYSSTGEVSDLAFTGGETNPAHEDVNALASGAGNQLRTTGA; from the coding sequence ATGCCTGAAAATACCCCCACTGAGACGCCACGCTCGAGATGGTTCTTGGTGCCGATGCAGGCGCTCGTCGCCCCTCTGCTGGCCATGCCGCGTGCTGCCAAACGCGCTCTCGCCTTGCTGGTGGATTCCGGTCTTTGTGTCCTGACGATCTGGCTGGCCTATTGCTTTCGTCTGAACGAATGGACGGTGCTAACTGGCGTGCAGTGGTTACCGGTGTTCGTTTCCTTGTGCATGGCGCTTCCCATCTTCATCGTCATGGGCATGTATCGGGCGATCTTCCGTTATGCCAACATGGCCGCTTTCATTGCCGTTCTAAAAGCAATTGCGATTTACGGCGTCGCCTTCATGACGATGTTTACGGCGCTCAGCGTCCCGGGCGTTCCGAGAACCGTCGGCATTCTCCAGCCCTTCCTGCTGCTGATTGCGATCGGCCTGTCACGGTTGGGCATCCGCTATTGGCTCGGGGATACCTATCAGCGTATTCTTCACCAGAATACGCTCGATAAGGTGCTGATCTATGGGGCGGGAAATGCCGGGAGGCAACTCGCCGGCGCTCTGACGAACAGCGCCGAACTCAATGTCGTCGGCTACCTCGATGATGATCCGCGCCTTAAGGGCGGCATCATGGGCGGTTTGCCGATCTATGACCCGTCGGATCTTCCGGTGCTCGCCGAAGCACTTGGCGTGCACAACGTGCTTCTTGCTCTCCCATCCGCGTCGCGGCAGCGTCGCAATGAAATTCTCGAGCATATCCGCAAAGCCAGGGTGAACGTCCGGACATTGCCGGATCTCACCGCGCTGGCTCAGGGACGAGTCGCGGTCTCCGATATTCGTGAGCTGGAGATCGAAGACCTCTTGGGCAGGGAAGCGGTTGCGCCGCGGCAAGAGCTGCTCGACAAGGCAATGCGCAACAAGGTGGTCATGGTCACGGGCGCCGGCGGCTCTATCGGCGGCGAGTTATGTCGCCAGATTCTGCGCAACGCGCCTTCGAGCCTTATCCTCATAGATCAGAACGAGTTTGCGCTTTATAACATCCATGCCGAATTGCTGAAGCTGGCCGAAGTTTACGAGCATGAGAGCCTGCAGATCGTGCCGATCCTTTGTTCAGTCCGCGACCAGGATCGCATGGAACATATCATGCAGAGCTGGCGGCCTCAGACGCTTTATCACGCCGCCGCTTACAAGCATGTGCCTCTCGTCGAACACAATGCCGTCGAAGGCATCAAGAACAATGTCATGGGGACATTGATCACCGCACGTGCGGCAAATAGATGCGGCGTCTCGAATTTCGTGCTGATCAGCACCGACAAAGCCGTGCGTCCGACGAATGTGATGGGCGCCAGCAAGAGGCTGGCGGAGATGGTGCTGCAGGCGCTTGCGGCAGAGCTGACCGCTGACAGACTGCGGACAAACTTCTCGATGGTCCGCTTCGGGAACGTCCTTGGTTCGTCCGGATCCGTCGTGCCACTGTTCCGGCAGCAGATCAAGGAAGGCGGTCCGGTCACCCTGACGCATCCGAAAATAACCCGCTACTTCATGACCATTTCGGAAGCCTCGCAACTTGTCATCCAGGCGGGCGCCATGGCCGAGGGCGGCGATGTTTTCCTGCTCGATATGGGCGAGCCCGTCCGCATTGCGGATCTCGCTCGCAAGATGGTCGAACTGTCCGGATTGACCGTCCGGGACGTGGATAATCCCGAAGGGGACATCGAGCTTTCCGTTACGGGCTTGAGGCCCGGCGAGAAGCTTTATGAAGAATTGTTGATCGGGGATAACCCCGAGACAACCGAACATCCGCGGATCATGAAGGCGCGCGAGGACTTCCTCTTGTGGCCGGAACTTTCGAAGAAGCTCAATTCGCTCAATGCGGCATTGGATCGTAACGACATGATCGCGGCCCGCGCGACCCTGGCAGAACTTGTTTCCGGCTATTCCTCGACGGGTGAAGTTTCCGATCTTGCGTTCACCGGCGGCGAAACCAATCCGGCGCATGAAGATGTCAACGCGCTAGCCTCGGGCGCAGGAAATCAGCTTCGAACGACAGGTGCATAA
- a CDS encoding O-antigen ligase family protein, producing the protein MNYFRQLVIAVLHPGNGSGSALDRTNGIAVFLFAILPGLSPNFNSFILLGSMLSGLYCLARARFPLNLSKSDRVVAICMTIYPVVMVISIFVNPPLSEELDWIFRLLPFFSIWLILPRMRQSPDGRLVPLFILGAGLGMIVTFLFSLLQVLFLMPRAEAGTSNAALLGVIGVLFGGVALLNLQSPKSMEQKIAILGYAAGLGCALLSGTRSAWLVIPVQLVIFLWYFPKNRFHVSLRSLAITGSVLLLGLLALGSDQVVYRVRELQENLSSLESTNGDITSLSARVALYKGALSAITKDPFTGYGPQNRMAAVLAEVPEGLRPQLPYSHVHNGFLTAGIDAGLVGIAALSLLLLTPVIGAWKKEPGPGRDLAIALALLLTSSYIITGSFGIMFNQKALDPIFAYMVALICADRGSTRYAPVVRS; encoded by the coding sequence GTGAATTATTTCAGGCAACTCGTGATTGCGGTCCTTCATCCCGGGAACGGGTCTGGAAGCGCGCTTGATCGAACCAATGGCATCGCGGTCTTTCTCTTTGCAATCTTGCCCGGGCTTTCACCTAACTTCAACTCCTTCATCCTACTCGGGTCGATGCTATCGGGTCTCTATTGCCTGGCAAGAGCCCGCTTTCCTTTGAACCTGTCGAAGTCCGACCGAGTGGTTGCCATTTGCATGACGATTTACCCGGTGGTGATGGTCATCAGCATATTCGTCAATCCGCCTCTCTCGGAAGAACTGGATTGGATTTTCCGGCTCCTGCCGTTCTTTTCGATCTGGCTGATCTTGCCGCGCATGCGTCAATCTCCCGATGGCCGCCTTGTTCCCCTCTTTATCCTCGGCGCGGGTCTCGGCATGATCGTTACTTTTCTCTTCAGTCTGCTTCAGGTCCTATTCCTGATGCCCAGGGCGGAGGCGGGAACCTCGAACGCGGCGCTGCTGGGCGTTATCGGCGTGCTTTTCGGCGGCGTCGCGCTACTCAATCTTCAATCTCCCAAAAGCATGGAGCAAAAGATCGCGATATTGGGATATGCCGCAGGTCTGGGCTGCGCGTTGCTTTCCGGAACGCGCTCGGCCTGGCTGGTCATCCCCGTCCAGCTGGTCATCTTCCTCTGGTATTTTCCCAAGAACCGATTTCATGTCAGTCTGCGCAGCCTCGCCATCACCGGCTCGGTACTGTTGCTGGGACTTCTCGCCTTGGGCAGCGACCAGGTTGTCTATCGCGTCCGTGAGCTCCAGGAAAATCTGTCATCGCTCGAAAGCACCAATGGCGATATCACCTCGCTGAGCGCGCGGGTTGCTCTCTACAAGGGCGCCCTATCGGCAATCACCAAGGATCCGTTCACCGGCTATGGCCCGCAAAACCGGATGGCTGCTGTCCTGGCAGAAGTCCCTGAGGGCCTAAGGCCGCAACTGCCCTATTCACATGTCCATAACGGCTTTCTCACAGCGGGAATCGACGCCGGCCTTGTCGGCATCGCAGCGCTTTCATTGCTGCTCCTGACACCCGTGATCGGTGCGTGGAAAAAGGAACCTGGCCCTGGCCGGGATCTTGCCATAGCGCTCGCTCTCCTGCTGACCAGCAGCTACATTATAACCGGCAGCTTCGGTATCATGTTCAACCAAAAAGCGCTGGATCCGATCTTCGCCTATATGGTCGCTCTTATTTGCGCGGACCGGGGCAGCACGCGTTATGCACCTGTCGTTCGAAGCTGA
- a CDS encoding cupin domain-containing protein: MTANTDSLWFMTAHLLVRLRQADNAEGLSIIEHRMAKDFAPPLHIHHQESETFVILEGQFRFQRDGEVIEADVGDTIHLPRNSVHGFRVLSDYGRCLTITNGPFENMVRAASRLAQEEALPEQLPPTIEQQQALAGICSAHAIDLVGAPIV, from the coding sequence ATGACCGCGAATACTGATAGCCTCTGGTTCATGACCGCCCATCTCCTCGTGCGCTTGAGGCAGGCGGACAATGCGGAAGGCCTGTCCATAATCGAGCATCGCATGGCAAAGGACTTTGCTCCTCCGTTGCATATCCACCACCAGGAAAGCGAAACCTTCGTCATCCTCGAGGGGCAGTTCCGCTTTCAGCGTGACGGTGAGGTCATCGAGGCCGACGTCGGCGACACGATCCATCTTCCGAGAAACAGCGTGCATGGCTTCCGCGTGCTGTCGGATTACGGCCGTTGCCTGACGATTACGAACGGCCCCTTCGAAAACATGGTCCGCGCGGCGTCCCGCCTTGCGCAGGAAGAAGCACTGCCGGAGCAGCTGCCTCCGACAATTGAGCAGCAGCAAGCCCTAGCAGGAATCTGCAGCGCCCACGCGATTGACCTAGTCGGGGCACCCATTGTTTGA
- a CDS encoding cupin domain-containing protein has translation MHAAISPPVRGTVEVIAGLNRMRIPSADTNGALAVMEMIVPRDEGQPRHIHALEDAFLHVLKGKFGFWCADEYVELDQGGCIAPPRNVPHQIRNVGNSTGRLLVVVTPGGSENFYPALAKTPSSKTADVSAIAAEFGVSFRPAVQSAIN, from the coding sequence ATGCATGCCGCGATCTCACCGCCCGTGCGAGGCACAGTCGAGGTGATCGCCGGGTTAAACCGGATGAGGATACCCTCGGCTGACACAAACGGCGCTCTGGCCGTGATGGAAATGATCGTTCCCCGCGATGAAGGGCAGCCGAGACACATCCACGCGCTGGAAGACGCGTTTCTTCACGTGCTCAAAGGCAAATTCGGCTTCTGGTGCGCCGATGAATATGTCGAACTGGATCAAGGCGGCTGCATCGCGCCACCTCGCAATGTTCCCCACCAAATCCGCAACGTCGGAAACTCGACGGGCAGGCTGTTGGTCGTCGTCACACCTGGCGGCTCTGAAAATTTCTATCCCGCCCTGGCGAAAACCCCTTCATCGAAAACTGCTGACGTATCGGCGATCGCCGCTGAATTCGGCGTCTCCTTCCGACCTGCCGTGCAATCGGCAATCAACTGA
- a CDS encoding LysR family transcriptional regulator, translating to MKSLDPLEGIAAFLTVGKHLSFTKAAEELRMSRATVGTQVQALEAKLGVRLLHRSTRSVVLTEPGVAYYQSLTGILPQIKEAERAALSYQHEVVGRLKVTVPPEFAQLHMAPIIAEFLKQNPAVSIDITFSHRAVNLIEEGYDLAIRGTIVVEANLITRHIGDSPMIICASPDYLERYSRPSEPMDLANHSCLHFSGLRWGNVWMFSKGEQSARVPIVPRYLANDGLSLRDVAVAGAGVTLLPMFEIAQEIREGRLVRVLDDWTIGSVPIHAVYPANKNIASKVRRFTDFLVKRLPKDAIA from the coding sequence ATGAAGTCCCTAGATCCGTTGGAGGGCATCGCAGCCTTCCTGACTGTCGGAAAACACCTCAGCTTCACGAAGGCGGCAGAAGAGCTCCGCATGTCGCGGGCGACGGTAGGTACCCAAGTGCAGGCATTGGAGGCAAAGCTCGGGGTGAGGCTGCTGCATCGTTCAACACGCAGCGTGGTGCTGACGGAGCCCGGCGTCGCGTACTATCAGTCGCTTACGGGCATTCTCCCGCAGATCAAAGAGGCAGAGCGCGCCGCGCTCAGCTATCAGCACGAAGTCGTCGGTCGCCTGAAAGTCACTGTGCCGCCGGAATTCGCACAATTGCATATGGCCCCGATCATCGCTGAATTCCTGAAGCAGAATCCCGCCGTTTCGATCGACATCACGTTTTCGCATCGCGCCGTCAATCTGATCGAGGAGGGATACGATCTGGCGATCCGGGGCACGATTGTTGTTGAGGCCAATCTCATCACAAGACACATCGGGGATTCGCCGATGATAATATGCGCTTCACCTGATTATCTGGAGAGATATTCGAGGCCATCGGAGCCGATGGACCTGGCGAACCATTCGTGCCTGCATTTCTCAGGGCTTCGCTGGGGCAATGTCTGGATGTTCAGCAAGGGGGAGCAGAGCGCGCGCGTGCCGATCGTTCCGCGCTATCTCGCCAATGATGGTCTCAGTCTCAGGGACGTTGCGGTAGCGGGAGCTGGCGTCACGCTTCTGCCGATGTTTGAAATCGCGCAGGAGATTCGCGAGGGCCGCCTAGTACGTGTCCTCGACGACTGGACGATCGGCTCGGTTCCGATCCATGCCGTTTATCCTGCCAACAAGAACATCGCGTCCAAGGTCAGGCGGTTCACCGACTTCTTGGTGAAGAGACTTCCTAAGGATGCCATAGCCTGA
- a CDS encoding DUF2934 domain-containing protein, translating to MKNPVRSTKNEDTTDDTRLKKSSLAGARKGKMARQATHETGPAVLREEEIRKRAHALWEKEGRPEGRHRDHWIRAEHELDAQYGGGDNPPKLEALREAAREHSDAFLVKTDLEDADQREASPGTREQD from the coding sequence ATGAAGAACCCGGTACGAAGCACAAAAAATGAAGACACGACCGACGACACGCGGCTGAAGAAATCTTCACTGGCCGGTGCGCGGAAAGGGAAGATGGCGCGGCAAGCCACACACGAAACCGGCCCGGCGGTGCTCCGCGAGGAGGAGATCCGGAAAAGAGCACATGCGCTGTGGGAGAAGGAAGGCAGGCCGGAGGGCAGGCATCGGGATCACTGGATTCGCGCCGAGCATGAGCTCGATGCGCAATATGGCGGGGGCGACAATCCTCCCAAGCTCGAAGCGCTGCGAGAGGCCGCACGCGAACATAGCGATGCCTTCCTGGTCAAGACGGATCTCGAAGACGCGGACCAACGCGAAGCCTCACCCGGCACACGCGAGCAGGATTAA